One stretch of Zingiber officinale cultivar Zhangliang chromosome 6B, Zo_v1.1, whole genome shotgun sequence DNA includes these proteins:
- the LOC121989514 gene encoding polcalcin Syr v 3-like: protein MAIKQAPTAAARAVSGEMTVDEFKEWLKRFDADKDGRISRQELRRAIRSIDRRFTGWKAGRGIRFADTDGDGFIEDDEIDKLVEFARNSLGLKIVAY from the coding sequence ATGGCCATCAAGCAAGCTCCGACGGCAGCAGCGCGGGCGGTGAGCGGGGAGATGACGGTGGACGAGTTCAAAGAATGGTTGAAGAGGTTCGACGCCGACAAGGACGGCCGCATCAGCCGCCAGGAGCTTAGGCGTGCCATTCGCAGCATCGACCGCCGGTTCACCGGCTGGAAGGCCGGCCGCGGAATCCGGTTCGCTGACACTGATGGTGATGGATTCATAGAAGACGATGAGATCGACAAGCTGGTGGAGTTCGCTCGGAATTCCTTGGGCCTTAAGATCGTTGCTTACTAG
- the LOC121989515 gene encoding abscisic acid 8'-hydroxylase 3-like, whose protein sequence is MACAVACTLLIGLAVTYVLVRISKHKISKEPHRRRRQLKLPPGSMGWPYIGETLQLYSQDPNLFFATRQKRYGEIFKTRLLGCPCVMLASPEAAKFVLVTQAHLFKPTYPRSKERLIGPWALFFHQGDYHLRLRKIVQAAVSPDALRGIVPDVERLVVPLLRSWDGREFSTFHTMKQLPFDAGVLVIFGGQLEDRHRSELKKNFFIVEKGYNSFPNSFPRTTYHKAIQARKRLGGILAEIMNERRKLGSPAKSNDLLSRLMNSEERLSDDQIADNVIGVLFAAQDTTASVMTWILKFLHDDPKLLQAVKDEQMAIWDTNEQGRRPLTWAQIRSMILTHKVILESLRMASIISFTFREAVDDVEYKGYLIPKGWKVMPLFRNIHHNSEFFREPQIFNPSRFEVAPKPNTFFPFGTGIHACPGNELAKLEILVLIHHLVTNYRWEIMGQQGGEVECCPFPVPKQGLVVKLWRVSDSSRAEQSS, encoded by the exons ATGGCTTGTGCCGTTGCTTGCACCCTTCTAATAGGTCTGGCGGTAACCTATGTCCTCGTCAGAATCTCGAAGCACAAGATCAGTAAAGAGCCCCATCGCCGGCGCCGCCAGCTCAAGCTCCCTCCGGGATCCATGGGATGGCCTTACATCGGGGAGACCCTGCAACTCTACTCCCAAGACCCCAATCTCTTCTTCGCTACCAGACAAAAGAG GTACGGTGAGATCTTCAAGACGCGCCTGTTGGGCTGCCCCTGCGTGATGCTGGCGAGCCCCGAGGCCGCCAAGTTCGTGCTGGTGACGCAGGCGCACCTCTTCAAGCCGACGTATCCCAGGAGCAAGGAGCGGTTGATCGGCCCCTGGGCCCTCTTCTTCCACCAGGGCGACTACCACCTCCGCCTCCGCAAGATCGTCCAGGCCGCCGTCTCCCCTGACGCCCTCCGCGGCATCGTCCCAGACGTCGAACGCCTCGTTGTCCCCCTCCTCCGCTCCTGGGACGGCCGCGAATTCAGCACCTTCCACACCATGAAGCAG CTCCCGTTCGATGCGGGCGTCCTTGTGATTTTCGGAGGTCAATTGGAAGATCGGCATAGATCGGAGTTGAAGAAGAACTTCTTCATCGTGGAAAAGGGTTACAATTCTTTCCCCAATTCCTTTCCCAGAACCACCTACCACAAGGCGATCCAG GCAAGAAAACGATTGGGCGGCATACTAGCCGAGATCATGAACGAGAGGAGGAAACTCGGATCGCCGGCGAAGTCCAACGATCTACTGTCGCGTCTCATGAACTCCGAGGAGCGCCTGAGCGACGACCAGATCGCCGACAACGTTATTGGCGTGCTCTTCGCGGCGCAGGACACCACCGCGAGCGTCATGACGTGGATCCTAAAGTTCCTCCACGACGACCCGAAACTTCTTCAGGCGGTCAAA GACGAGCAAATGGCCATCTGGGATACGAACGAACAAGGACGGCGACCCCTGACGTGGGCCCAGATACGAAGCATGATCCTTACACACAAA GTCATATTAGAGAGTTTAAGGATGGCGAGCATCATCTCTTTCACCTTCAGGGAGGCAGTGGATGATGTAGAGTACAAAG GATACCTGATACCAAAGGGATGGAAAGTGATGCCTTTGTTCAGAAATATTCACCACAATTCAGAGTTCTTTCGAGAGCCTCAAATCTTCAACCCTTCTAGATTCGAG GTTGCTCCAAAGCCCAACACCTTCTTTCCATTTGGGACTGGAATCCATGCTTGCCCTGGCAACGAGCTAGCCAAGCTAGAGATACTTGTTTTGATCCATCATCTGGTCACCAACTACAG GTGGGAGATCATGGGGCAGCAAGGTGGTGAGGTGGAGTGCTGCCCTTTCCCTGTCCCAAAGCAGGGCCTGGTGGTCAAGCTGTGGAGAGTGTCCGATAGCAGCAGAGCAGAACAATCTTCATGA
- the LOC121989513 gene encoding protein disulfide-isomerase SCO2-like, protein MSLTNPKSLSSYFFSSLPRFPSHRPVLRCRAAADASSDWFRPRSAPRDGGRMAARDPGSRVNAKEESNGQNNSGKNKKRWWWWSRDRESYLADDSDALPLPMTYPNSSPVSPEEIDRRLQCDPDIEDCKEVVYEWTGKCRSCQGTGFVSYYNKKGRETICKCVPCLGIGYVQKITVRTDINLMEDLDNEKPP, encoded by the exons ATGTCTCTCACGAACCCTAAATCTCTTTCTTCCTACTTTTTCTCCTCTCTCCCACGGTTTCCCTCGCACCGCCCCGTCCTCCGCTGCCGCGCCGCAGCGGACGCCTCATCCGACTGGTTCCGCCCTCGCAGCGCCCCCCGGGATGGAGGACGCATGGCGGCCCGTGACCCTGGGAGTCGTGTCAATGCCAAGGAGGAAAGCAACGGCCAGAACAACAGCGgcaagaataagaagaggtggtggtggtggtctcGGGACCGGGAGAGCTACTTGGCCGACGATTCCGACGCCCTGCCTCTTCCGATGACCTATCCGAACTCCTCTCCGGTGTCCCCGGAGGAGATCGACCGACGGCTCCAGTGTGACCCCGACATCGAG GATTGCAAGGAAGTGGTGTACGAATGGACGGGAAAGTGTAGAAGTTGTCAAGGGACGGGCTTCGTCAGCTACTACAACAAAAAGGGGCGCGAGACAATCTGCAAGTGCGTTCCTTGTCTTGGAATAG GATATGTCCAGAAAATAACAGTGCGCACGGACATCAATTTGATGGAAGATTTAGATAATGAAAAACCTCCTTGA
- the LOC121990670 gene encoding probable BRI1 kinase inhibitor 1 — protein MDGENGKEKNRGRLVNMSRLLKKYYASVMQPLLFVKGEKEKEKALQRRPCSFSGDPGFKEQGRRGKQRRKTEQLRSAPESARTPRANSGALASSVFSSSNGSTMEELQSAIQAAIAHCKNSLANSEQQGNENLAG, from the coding sequence ATGGATGGCGAGAACGGGAAGGAGAAGAACAGAGGGAGATTGGTCAACATGAGCAGGCTCCTGAAGAAGTACTACGCGAGCGTGATGCAGCCTCTGCTGTTCGTTAaaggggagaaagaaaaggagaaggcGCTGCAGAGGAGGCCGTGCTCATTCTCCGGCGACCCCGGTTTCAAGGAGCAGGGGAGGAGAGGAAAGCAGAGGAGGAAAACAGAGCAGCTGCGGTCGGCGCCGGAGTCCGCGAGGACGCCCCGCGCCAACAGCGGGGCGCTGGCGTCGTCGGTTTTCTCGTCCTCGAACGGAAGCACGATGGAGGAGCTGCAGAGCGCTATACAGGCGGCGATCGCGCACTGCAAGAACTCACTTGCGAATTCCGAGCAGCAAGGGAATGAGAATCTGGCTGGCTGA